The window CCTTGTCATGTGTGGTTACTTAAAGTCTCTGTTCagccagtatttcttttttaaatattttatttatttgagagagagagagaggggacacgtgagagagcaggagcggtgggtgagggaaagggagaggcagaggcagactccgcactgagcggGGAGCGCGATGCGATGCggctggatcccgggtctccaggatcagaccctgggctgcaggcggcgctaaaccgctgagccacccggggctgccacCTCAGCCAgtattttgacagagatttcCCTTAATGCCAGGAGCCCAAAAAACGTACCTCTCTCCCAGTCTCTGCAGACTGGCTCTGTGCTAGGGTACCCCTAACACAGAGCCAGTTTAACTCCTTTAACTCTACCTCAACTTCCTACTTGGAATGAGCCCAAAGACCAGCCAGAGGGGAAAGCTCAGGGTCTTCTCAGGTCTCTCCTGAGCATGCATCCTGTCCTGGCCATGCATATGGCTTTCTAAATCCCCTAGGACAGACACATGGTCACATTTGGAACACCCTAATATCCCAAAGAAACTCTCTCCCCAGCAATTCTTCATAGACTTTGGGTGGTCTGTTGTATGTCTCAATCATAATCTTTTGCTTCAGGTGGCTGCAAGTTTTGTGCACCTTTCAAAGCTTTTGAGCAATGCCCACTACTTTTCTGCCCAGTGAGTTCTGAATCGGGCAAAACAGAGACGAGCACCTCATGTCCGTCTTCCTAGCACCAGACAGGTTAGAACAAACACAATCATTTGGGAATAAGGTCTGCTCTGCTTTCTCTGGAACCAGGGTCTAGGGTCCCACGTGGGTAACATGAGCTGCCCTCTTCAAAACTGCCACGGAACCCAGGAGATGAGGCGAGGGCAAGGAAAAACACCATGAAGCTTTCCTACCACTTTGGTCTTTTTCTtggttgtttgcttgtttcctaCAAATCTTGGACTATTCTCCGGTTCTGACAAAGTTGGTTCTGATGGTTTCTGCTCATCTTTCGATGTTTCTTTGGAGGGATGGATGTTTGGAGCCACCTAGTCCACTATCTCGCTGTCTcctgatagtgtcctttgatacacaaaagctttaattttgatgaagtccaatacgtttttcttttgttgcttgtgttttgggcatcatatttaagaaaccattgccaggggatgcctgggtggctcagtggttgagcatctgcctttggctcaggtcatgatcctggggtcctgggaccgagttcctcattgggctccccacagggctcctgcttctccctctgcctatgtctctgcccctctctgtctctcatgaaaaaagaaaatcttaaaaaaaaaaaaacattgccagATCCAAAGtcatgatttttaagattttatttctttattcatgggagacacagagagaggggcggagacacaggcagagggagaagcgggctccatgcagggaaccggacgtgggactcgatcctgaggttccgggatcaccccctgggctgaaggtggtgctaaaccattgagccacccaggtgtcccaatgaaaattaaatttaagagcCAAGACAAAACAACTCTTAAAACATCGGGCAGCCTGCGTGGttcagagattgagcatctgcctttggctcaggtcatgatcccggggtcctgggattgagtctagcatcgggctccccacatggagcctgcttctccctctgcctatgttttctgcctctctgtgtctcccatgaataaagaaataaaatctttaaaaatttttaattttcattcgaGTTTTTGCATCTGGTATAAGGGTTCACTTTCATTCGTTTTCATGTGGATACCCAGTTTTCCAGCCCCATTTGTCAGAGactgttttttcccccattgaaagGTCTTGGTACTCTTGATAAAAACCATTTGATCACAGAtgtatgggcttatttctggactcttaattctttttttttttaatttttatttatttatgatagtcacagagagagagagaggggcagagacacaggcagagggagaagcaggctccatgcaccaggagcccgacgtgggattcgatccccggtctccaggatcgcgccctgggccaaaggcaggcgccaaactgctgcgccacccagggatccctggactcttAATTCTATCCCATTGCATGGCATGTCTCTCTTTATGCAAATACTacaatgtgttttttgttttgtttaaaagattttatttattcattcatgagagacacagagagagaggcagagagggaaacaggccccatgcagggagcccgacatgggactcgatccagatctccaggatcaggccccaggctgaaggtgacgctaaactgctgagccacctggctccCTGCAAATACTACAATGTTTTAGTTACCATAGCTTTGAAGTAATTTTTGACATCTCAAAGTGGGAGTTCTCcaactctgttctttttcaaagattgttTTGCCTATTGGCGATCACTTGCAATTCTGTGTGAATTTTAGGATCcgcttttccatttctgcaaaaacaggccattgggattttggtagggattgcatttaaGCTGTAGATGGCATTAGGGAGTATCACTATGATAAACAGGCATGTGATGGGGATGACAAAAGATTACTTTCCTGCCGCATCCCACAGCCCTAGGACTCCTCAGAAGAGGGACAAAGGGACAGAataacgtttcttttttttttttttttaatttttatttttatttttttttcagaataacgtttctttttttttttttttaatttttatttatttatgatagtcacagagaggcgcagagacacaggcagagggagaagcaggctccatgcaccgggagcccgatgtgggattcgatcccgggtctccaggatcacgccctgggccaaaggcaggcgccaaacctctgcgccacccagggatccccagaataacGTTTCTATGTACCATCTACTGGATCTGTGTAGTTCCCTGAGGTAGAATGAAACTTTAAGTTTGGGagattatttgattatttgcctggttgatttgaaaatattttttattattattatttttaaagattttatttatttattcatgagacacagagagagaggcagagacataggcagagggagaagcaggctccatgcagagagccagatgtgggactcaatcccgggtctccaggatcacgccctgggctgaaggtggcgctaaaccgctgagccacctgggctgccctatttttattattttttaaagattttctttatttattcatgagagacacaaagaggcagagacataggcagagggataagcaggctccatgcaggaagccagatgtgggacttgatcctgggaccacaggatcacgacctgagccaaaagcagacactcaaccgctgagccacccaggcgtcctgaaaacatttaaaataaacattttgtccTTGTTCTATCCCAAGGACACATAACTTGACTTCTTCATGCAGGTGTGTATGGATTCATCCGAAACTCTCAGTAGCCTCCTTCTGAGACGAATGATAGGTAAAGGTGGGGTCTGCCCCTAAGAACAGCTTTCTCCTGGCAGAGCTTCTGCAAGAGTGAACACTGAGCATTCACAACAGAAACAGTGCTAGAACAAGTCTGAGGTGGAGGACACAGAAAATACTAAGACCCCAAGTTAGGTACCAACTTAGTCTCTCAAGTCATCTGCTAGCAGCAGCAACTGCAGGAAGGCTCTGGAGCTAAACCATCTAGTGAGGAGAAACCAGGTCAGTAAGGCAATGCTATCAGCAAAAAGGCTAGAGGGGAGCTTCAGCTACattgaaaaatatacagaaattaaatTATTGAGGAGATCCTTCCACACCCGGCCCTCACAATTTAACACACACCCAAGGGGAGACAGGTTTCCCATTAACCTAAGCAAGAATTGTCTTCATTAGAGGGGTCCAAGGATGGGTGGTCCCGTGTTAGATGTGTTTGACCAGGGGCCAGAAGATTGCctggtgggatgccattgggagATTCAAGGATGGGAAGGCTCCCGGAGCAGATGCCAACCTTGAGGTCCCTCTCAGCCCTGTGAAAGGGCTAGACACTGGCTGCAGGGCTTCCGTGGGCCTTTGTAGAGCTGATAATCCTGTAGATCCCTGAGAAGGCTTCACTGGGGATCTGACCTGCTATCAGATCTGGTCAGGGGGCCACCTTAGCTCTCTCAGCAAGGTACCTTGATGCACTGCTCTAGCGCCCCAACAGGCCTATGGGCCAGAGCTGAGGAGGAACAGGCTCCTGGCCTACAACACCAGCGGCCTACTTGCCAGCTGAGCCAGGCTGGAGAGGCTTCAGCAATCCAGACAGCACTTCCCcaatttccatttataatttccctcccaccccacatcTGGCATAATTTTCAGCAAAACCAACAAGGCAGTAAATAACCTCAAGACTTAGAGTGAGTGGGgaacctgggcggctcagtggttgagtgtctgcctttggctcaggtcctgatcctgcatcagggtccccacaggaatccttcttctccctctgcccatttctctgctcctctgtctctcatgaataaataaataaaatcttaaaaagaaaaaaagagagtaagaaaGTTGTTTCCTTACAGTTCCCACTCTGggtttctaacttttttttttttttttttggtttctaacTTTAAGAAAAttctcaggcagccccagtggcgcagcggtttggcgccgcctgcagcctggggtgtgatcctggaggcctgggatcgagtcccgcgtcgggctccctgcatggagcctgcttctccctctccctctgtctctgcctctctctctctctctctgtctatgaataaataaaatcttaaaaaaaaaaaaaaaaaaggcaagaaaattctCACTTGGGTGCCAATGTCTGACTCCCCTATGACATCTCTTACCCTCCCTCTATGCAAACAGAACAAGACTCAGGCTCAGAGTCTTTGCAGGCACAGTATCAAACTGCAATTTCATGACattatttacattcatttttttacagttacattctatttATATCAAgtataaatttttcctttaaaatcagtTAGGTTatggggtagccccggtggcgcagcggtttagcaccgcctgcagcccagggcgtgatcctggagaccctggatcgagtcctatgtcgggctctctgcatggagcctgcttctccctctgcctgtgtctctgcctctctctctgtctctatgagtaaataaataaaatcttaaaaaaaaaaaaaaaaggaatttcctattaaaaaaaaatcaggttaaaaaaaataaaaataaataaaaataaaatcagttaggTTTGAAGACTGAActgagttaattttaaaaatattaagtgggcagaccgggtggctcagcggtttagtgctgccttcagcccagggcctgatccttgagacccaggatcaagtctcacgtcaggttccctgcatggagcctgcttctccccctgcctgtgtctctctctctgtctctcatgaataaataaataaaatcttaaaaaaataataataataaatattaagtaattcACAGTATAAGAAGTACAGAGATCTGACAAAAATCATGAATGTACTACTCTGACAACTCAACTCTGGGGAACACTATTCTAGAATAAGGGCTTTGGGTTCAATCTTTTTCCATCTCAAGTTTTCATGCTTCCTGGATTTTGTCTGTTCCCTTTGGTTGTTGCTATTCCCTAACaaagattatttttgaaaaatctctaaCCTTATTTTAGCTGGCTGAagggaaaaatttatttttaccttggTTAGGACAAGAAAAACAGAAGGGCCTGGAGGTTAGTGAGAGAGTGCTACTCCCTTCCCCCTAGGCTCCTAAACAAATGTCTGGGGATTCATTGTAAAAGGTCACCTTAaagtggagaagaaaaggaaagggagaaaactgcaatctttaataaatgtttatcttttcttttttaaaaaaaaattataaaatttaaatagttgattaaaggtaaaaatatattGTTACAAAATTTAACAGATTTAAATGATTTCTGGATCTCTTGACTTTAAGCCCAATATCCTCTCTCCATTTGATCCTACATTTGTCATAGATCCCACTTTCAGGTTTTTCTTTAGCAAGTGCAGGGAGCTCTGGCGGAGGTAGCAGGAGGTGCCCTGGCAGGACCAGGTGGCCATCCCCCCAACTGTGCCCCCCCTATTGCCAGCACTCTCCAAACAGGGCATGTGAGGCGGGTCAGGGGTCTCCCGTGCCCTGCAGGCCCCTTTTCTCGCCCCTTGTCTCTCTGGGGGAGTGCCAATCTGCCCTGAGCTTGGCACCTTCCCAGCAGCCAGCCCCACACATGGCTTCACTCCACTTTGATTCTGCTCAGTTCCCATCTTCCTTCTCCGTAGAGTTTCAGAACCAAGGAGTGAAACTGCAAGAGACCAGCATGACACAGAGATCAGGCTGCCTTGGCCACAACAACAGGAGGCCATCCATCCCCTGCGCTCTCTGCCACCCATATCCCCTATCTGGAAGGGCCCTTGGCCCTGGTCAGGCCCCACCGTtgggctcttcctcctcctgagaCCACCTGTATGAGCTTGGGTACCTTCTCAAGGCTATGTCGATGTCCCACACTGATGAAAGTCATGCCCAGCTGCTGCCCAATGCGGTAGAGCTCACTCTCTACCTCCTCGGTCAGGGCACTGGTGGCTTCATCAAGCACTGAGGGAAGAATCCAGGGGGAAGAGATGGAGTTCTGCCTCTGACCCACCTCTATTCCTCCTCCAAATCACACTCACCTCTGGCTGGTACCCAGCTGGTACTCAAGCTGCTCTTAGGAGACCCCTGCCGTCGAAAGAGCATGGGCCAAATGAGCAGGGGGCTAGGCTTCACCCAGGAAGCCTTCTACAAGCAGTAGGACAAAATCCCCCAGCTGCCTACAGTAAGCGCAGTACTGCCTAGAACCGCTCACAGCAGGGATTCTCACCTCCCCCAAGGATGTCAGCCCCTGAAGAAGTTCACACCTGCCATTTCTCTGCCAGGCAGACTGGGGGTGTTGCCCACTTATGAATGGCAGAGCCTGAGGCACATAAAATCACAAGGTTTCAAGGCTGGCTCCGGCTGCTGCAATGGTGATGCTTATGGACTGGTGTGTAACACATCCAGAGCTGCTCTGAGGATGCCAACCTTGCTGCCGCGTGGGCAGAGCCCTGCCATCCTCTCCTGCAGGGACAGAGATGTCCAGCCATGCACAGCGGTGCTCTCCTACCCATCTGAACACCTCCCCAGTtatacatgaacacacacacgCGCCCTTGTGAGCACACAGTACCTGGCATGCACACTCACCTGCATACTTTGGCTGTAGGTAGAAAAGCCGGGCAAAGGAGAGCCTCTGCATCTCTCCTGGGGACAGAACATCATACCTGAGGAACGGGAGTAAGAGGACTGCTAGACGAGGCTATAGCTTGGCTTTTGTATAGAATGTGTCTAAGCAAGAAGAGGTTCTTGTGGCAGGGAGGCTGGCCCCAGGACAGATGGACATCACCCTCCTCTTTCAACCACTGTCTAGACCTGCTGCCCACATGAGATGAGGCCAAAACATTGCTCCTGAGGGCATGAACATGTCCCTGATGAGCAGCAAATACCTGGAACCCACTGTCTTTCGGGAGAACTGGCTCTGGAGCACCCCGACTCCCTTCTTACCAGTTCCAATCGACTTGCTGGTCCAGACCCTCTGTCCTTGTCACCAAACTGGACTGTAACACACCCAAAAGGAATGCTGTCCGTGAGAGGGCCCATCCCTGCTTCCTGGCATCCCATCACACACATCTCTGAGACAGAGCTACACCCCTGTGGTGCACTAGCAATCCTCCTCAGGCAGAGAGGAACAGCCCATCAACTACATTGTTTACATTTGCTGGGGCATGATGACAAGGAAAAGCAGACTGACTTagttttattgtcattttaaaattagattcggggggatccctgggtggctcagtggtttggcgcctgcctttggcccagggcgcaatcctggagtcccgggatcaggtcccacatcaggctcctggcatggagcctgcttctccctctgtctgtgtctctgcctctctctctctctctctgtctctatcatgaataaataaatttaaaaaaaaaacttaaaaataataataaaataaaattcaattcagggcagcccaggtggctcagcggtttagcgccaccttcagcccagggtgtgatcctggagacccaggatcaagtcccacatgggatttcctgcatggagcctgcttctccctctgcctgtgtctctgcctctctctctctctctctgggtgtgtctctcattaatacataaataaagtcttttaaaataaaataaaattcgaTTCAGAGAATGTACCCCCTTGTTGCCTGTAGCTGGCCAACTGCTGCCATCACTTTATACCCCCACTCCCACCGTCCAGGCTCATACTTCTAGTCTGGGGCCCAGGGCAGTATGCCAGCTCTGCTGGACCAGCACTCGCGGTCAGGGCTACCAGGTGAGCTCGGACCTCAGGGACCCTGCCTGTACTCACCAGGCCTGCCAACTCCAAAAACCTCAGGATCCTCTCATCATCAGTAGAACCTGCAAAACAGAGAAGCCTTCCTCAAGAAGTCATCTCCTTCTGGGTACCCAGAATAGATGGGGTACATAATgcaagggggcaggggtgggggcgccAGAATCAGGGCTAAGGCTCTGCAGTGACAGGGTCATAGCACTTAATACATAAGGGCCAGGCAAAGGAAGTaacccttcccttcctccaatGGGTGTCTCTCCTCAAGGAGGGGAAGACAGAACAAGATGAGGTCAGGGTACAGACCCCAAAATCATAAGCActtgaaggaggagaaaaaaacgGACCTCAAACTAGCGGCCTTGCTGGAGCCTCTGCCAAAAGGCAGAGCAGGGGCAATTTAGTTGGGAGGACATGCCCCAAGGAGGCCCAGCTCACCTGAGTCCGGGTAGATCTCCTTCAGGGGATATATCACCTgataaaacaaaaccacataGGCCTAAGGTGAGGGCAGAGAACTGGTGCTGTACACAGCCTAACCTTCCTCAGAAACAGCCCCAGGAACTGCCAGAGGCCAGGGTCCTCTCCCCCTGATGACGGTAAGGAACACCCTAGCCAAGGGTCCAGTGGGAGAGGCTGGGCCAGCAGACAGTGAGACAGGGTCACTGCAACCTTTGGATGTGTGGCTGCAGAGAAAGGGTCTGGGAGACTCCTAAGGACCTGGCCGCCAGAATCCAACCTTGGTGTTGAACAAACGTATGTGGTATTTGGTTTTGGCCTCCACAGGTTAACCCTGCCCCCAGGAGCTGCTCTAACTACATGGCCCAATCCATGGATGTGAATAAAATGTTCTTAGAGCCAGGGAGTTCCTGAGCAGGGAGAGCTTTATTACCTCACCTTCGGCCTCGTAACTCTCTAGAGCTGAGACCTGTCATATTGCCAGAGGTCTCAGTTACGGTAGAGGCAGGAGGGGGCCCCAGGCTGACCTGCTCCCGCAGGGTCCCATCAGTGAAGAATGGTTTTTGTGGCAGGAACAGCACCCCATGGGGTCCAAAGTCCGTCAGCATCTGCACTGAGCCTGTAAAGCCCACAGAAACCTCTATTTTGAGATCtcccagagaaaggaaatgcctttcatttcctttccctgaCAAAAATGCCTGGATTTTTACagatgcacatacacacacacgtacaatcacacacatgcacaccaccGGGCCACACCGgctcagaggcagggagggccgaTTCTCACCCTGTGTGCTTGCCCAGAGGCCACCTAGAACCCTGAGCAAGGAGCTCTTGCCGGTGCCTGTGTTGCCCGTGATGAGCAGGCTCTGCCCCTCAGAGATCTTCAGGCTCAGATCCTTGATTAAGGGCTTGTGAGAGGAGGGGGCACAGACGGAGACCCGCTCGAGGAGAAAAGCTGTGTCTGCTGGCTCTGCGGCTGGCCACCCTGGGGCCCTGTGTTCAGAAGATGAGGGGAGTGTGGGGAAGATAAGTGGTGTCAGTGCTGCCAAGGGGCAGGGTCTTCTCCTTGGGGGCCTCACCTCTGGACAAGGGGTTGTTATGGGCTTAACTGTGTCTTCAAAACAGCAGGCAAGTCTCAACCCCTAGTGCCTCAGAATGTAACTGCATGTGAAGAGGaggtatttaaagaaatgattacaTTCAAATGAGGCCATTAGGGTAGAGCTCTAATCCAATACAGCTGATGGCCTTTTAAGAGGAGGGAGACACACCAGGGACGCTCGCGCACAGAGAAAAGGCCAGGAAAGGACATAgcgagaagatggccatctgcaagccaaggagagaggcctcaggagaaaccaacccagccaacaccctgatcttggacttccaacctccagaactgtgacaaaataaatatctgttgtatAAGCCACccggtctgtggtattttgctgTGGCAGCCCAGGCACACTAACACAGAGGTAGGGCTGTGCGGTAGGTAGGGCTGTGCGAAGCCCCATCGTAACTGATCTTAATCACCTAGAGATCACAAATATTCTCCCTACTtcgcagatgaggaaaccaagtctGGCAGCTAAGTAACTCACTCGGTGTCACGGAGCTGAAGCTGTCTAACTTAAAAACTAGTGGGTTTGCACAGCGCGTTGACCAGCAGGTATAGCAGGATGGGCGTGGTGGTTGTAAAAGGACCTGGAGTTCCTGGCTCTGCACAGATGCCCCTCTCCCCCAGAGAACAGAGCCTCTGGTCTCCTGTGGTCTCCTTACCAtctccccaggcccaggcccagagtGGCATAAAGCCTGAATTCTAAACAGGGACAACAGTTAAGGCTTTAGTCCTTAAGGAGAGAGCTGTGTGTAGCCCTGGACCTCAGGctgtttccattttcaaaagCTTACTCTGTGGCCACTGTCCAAGCACTTTCCATGGACTATGGTatctaatcctcacaaccaccctgaGAGGAAGGTTCCATTACTGTTCCTCTCacagagatgaagaaagtgagacaCAGAACAGTTGGGTAATTAGCCCAAGAAAGCGAGGacacgggcagcccaggtggctcagtagtttagcgctgccttcagcccagggcgtaatcctgaagtcccaggatcgagtcccacgtcgggctccctgcatggaggctgcttctccctctgcctgtgtctctgcctctctctgtgtgtgtctctcatgaataaataaataaaatcttaaaaaaaaaaaaaagaaaagaaaagcgaGGACATGAAACAAATCCTCAGTGCACAGAAAGGTCagaaacatcagagtgcatgCAATGAGACATGGGTAAAGACACATGTGGGTGTGAGCCAGGCCGGGGAAGGAGAGAGCTGGCATACCCCAAGGcgaggggcaggtggcagggctcagtgggagatACCACTCAGATTTGTTTTCTCATCTCGGGTCCAGGCAGGTGTGTGCACTGTGCTTCCAGCAGCTGGGGGAAGGTGTAAATGACCACAACAGGTGCCAGATGCTGGAACAGATGCTGGAACAGTACCGCTGCCTATGAATACCTGTAACGTGCCTGGCACTAGGCAGGCAGCTCTGGCATCTGCTCCACAAAACTCTGCTGCCCAGCTGGAAAGGGCACGGCTCCAAGGCAAACCCAAGCTGAGGGCACCCAGAGTTGCCTCCACCACCACCGCACTGCCCTGCCAGCCTGGCACCCACCTGTCCATGTTCCACTCACTCTCATCCAGGATCTCGCCACCCCGTAACTTCAGGGACATG of the Canis lupus baileyi chromosome 9, mCanLup2.hap1, whole genome shotgun sequence genome contains:
- the ABCD4 gene encoding lysosomal cobalamin transporter ABCD4 isoform X4 — its product is MLNLLLFSVGVNTFDYLGSILSYVVIAIPIFSGVYGDLSPTELSTLVSKNAFVCIYLISCFTRLIDLSSTLSDVAGYTHRIGELQETLLDMSLKLRGGEILDESEWNMDRAPGWPAAEPADTAFLLERVSVCAPSSHKPLIKDLSLKISEGQSLLITGNTGTGKSSLLRVLGGLWASTQGSVQMLTDFGPHGVLFLPQKPFFTDGTLREQVIYPLKEIYPDSGSTDDERILRFLELAGLSSLVTRTEGLDQQVDWNWYDVLSPGEMQRLSFARLFYLQPKYAVLDEATSALTEEVESELYRIGQQLGMTFISVGHRHSLEKFHSLVLKLYGEGRWELSRIKVE
- the ABCD4 gene encoding lysosomal cobalamin transporter ABCD4 isoform X3, translated to MASKLIISPFTLIYYTYQCFQSTGWLGPMSIFGYFILGTLVNKTLMGPIVAKLVQQEKLEGDFRFKHMQIRVNAESAAFFRAGHVEHTRTDRRLQRLLQTQRELMSKELWLYIGVNTFDYLGSILSYVVIAIPIFSGVYGDLSPTELSTLVSKNAFVCIYLISCFTRLIDLSSTLSDVAGYTHRIGELQETLLDMSLKLRGGEILDESEWNMDRAPGWPAAEPADTAFLLERVSVCAPSSHKPLIKDLSLKISEGQSLLITGNTGTGKSSLLRVLGGLWASTQGSVQMLTDFGPHGVLFLPQKPFFTDGTLREQVIYPLKEIYPDSGSTDDERILRFLELAGLSSLVTRTEGLDQQVDWNWYDVLSPGEMQRLSFARLFYLQPKYAVLDEATSALTEEVESELYRIGQQLGMTFISVGHRHSLEKFHSLVLKLYGEGRWELSRIKVE